A single region of the Chiroxiphia lanceolata isolate bChiLan1 chromosome 20, bChiLan1.pri, whole genome shotgun sequence genome encodes:
- the TMIGD1 gene encoding transmembrane and immunoglobulin domain-containing protein 1 isoform X2, whose amino-acid sequence MAQRHSLTIPYGAPVLAISFLACVATGLELSINNHAADFPLSTTRGSSVSLSCLVHNSSQAENLLWYRGDGQVGLKDGNKVNISHICIHPVNESDNGVTFTCRLARDKSVQVSVILDVKFPPQLSGEETLQIEEEKDVTLTCNSKSNPQAQTTWYKDNNNLTLQQGRYEIHQTSEVFQLSITKVQKSDNGTYTCVVESSLGKGTKDFHLIIEDKKAVFPKEAVITAVVVVAIAIFFGIAARRDKLCKCFKKSNSETAL is encoded by the exons ATGGCACAGAGACACAGCCTCACCATTCCCTACGGAGCACCCGTCCTTGCCATTTCCTTCCTGGCATGTGTAGCCACAG gTTTGGAGCTGTCCATAAATAACCACGCTGCCGACTTCCCCCTGTCTACAACGCGTGGCAGCTCAgtctccctctcctgcctcgTCCACaacagcagccaggctgagaACCTGCTCTGGTACCGGGGAGATGGGCAAGTGGGTCTGAAAGATGGGAATAAAGTGAACATCAGCCACATCTGCATACACCCAGTCAACGAGTCTGACAACGGAGTCACCTTCACGTGCAGGCTGGCGCGGGACAAGTCCGTGCAGGTGTCTGTGATCCTGGATGTCAAGT TTCCTCCCCAGCTGAGCGGAGAAGAGACCCTCCAAATCgaagaagagaaagatgttACTCTGACCTGCAACTCCAAATCCAACCCTCAAGCCCAAACAACTTGGTATAAGGACAACAACAACTTGACCCTACAGCAGGGTCGTTATGAGATCCACCAGACGAGTGAGGTCTTTCAGCTCTCTATCACAAAAGTACAGAAGTCTGACAATGGGACCTACACCTGTGTGGTGGAATCTTCCTTGGGAAAGGGGACAAAGGATTTCCACCTGATAATTGAAG acaaaaaagctgtttttcccaAAGAGGCAGTTATTACTGCTGTCGTGGTGGTTGCAATCGCGATATTTTTTGGAATTGCGGCTCGAAGAGATAAATTATGTAAG tgcttCAAGAAATCAAACAGCGAAACAGCCCTGTAA
- the TMIGD1 gene encoding transmembrane and immunoglobulin domain-containing protein 1 isoform X1 translates to MAQRHSLTIPYGAPVLAISFLACVATGLELSINNHAADFPLSTTRGSSVSLSCLVHNSSQAENLLWYRGDGQVGLKDGNKVNISHICIHPVNESDNGVTFTCRLARDKSVQVSVILDVKFPPQLSGEETLQIEEEKDVTLTCNSKSNPQAQTTWYKDNNNLTLQQGRYEIHQTSEVFQLSITKVQKSDNGTYTCVVESSLGKGTKDFHLIIEDKKAVFPKEAVITAVVVVAIAIFFGIAARRDKLCKCFKKSNSETAL, encoded by the exons ATGGCACAGAGACACAGCCTCACCATTCCCTACGGAGCACCCGTCCTTGCCATTTCCTTCCTGGCATGTGTAGCCACAG gTTTGGAGCTGTCCATAAATAACCACGCTGCCGACTTCCCCCTGTCTACAACGCGTGGCAGCTCAgtctccctctcctgcctcgTCCACaacagcagccaggctgagaACCTGCTCTGGTACCGGGGAGATGGGCAAGTGGGTCTGAAAGATGGGAATAAAGTGAACATCAGCCACATCTGCATACACCCAGTCAACGAGTCTGACAACGGAGTCACCTTCACGTGCAGGCTGGCGCGGGACAAGTCCGTGCAGGTGTCTGTGATCCTGGATGTCAAGT TTCCTCCCCAGCTGAGCGGAGAAGAGACCCTCCAAATCgaagaagagaaagatgttACTCTGACCTGCAACTCCAAATCCAACCCTCAAGCCCAAACAACTTGGTATAAGGACAACAACAACTTGACCCTACAGCAGGGTCGTTATGAGATCCACCAGACGAGTGAGGTCTTTCAGCTCTCTATCACAAAAGTACAGAAGTCTGACAATGGGACCTACACCTGTGTGGTGGAATCTTCCTTGGGAAAGGGGACAAAGGATTTCCACCTGATAATTGAAG acaaaaaagctgtttttcccaAAGAGGCAGTTATTACTGCTGTCGTGGTGGTTGCAATCGCGATATTTTTTGGAATTGCGGCTCGAAGAGATAAATTATGTAAG tgcttCAAGAAATCAAACAGCGAAACAGCCCT GTGA